CCAAGTCGAAGTCGACACAATCGACCAGATCGAGCCGGCACTGAAGGCAGGCGCCGATCGGCTGCTCTTCGACAATATGTCGGTCGAAATGCTGCGCGAGGGTGTGGCGCTGGTTGCGGGCCGCGTGCCGATCGAAGCGTCAGGTGGCGTGCGGCTCGATACCATCCGTGCGATCGCGGAAACGGGAGTTACTTACGTCTCCGTCGGCCGCATTACGCAGAGCGCACCGGCTGCCGATATCGGTCTCGATTACACAATAGCGGCTTGATGGTGCTGTCCGTCGAGGAAACGTTCTTCCGGATGCTGCGCAATCGCGAGTTCGATGCCGCCGAGCTTTCGATGTCATCGTATTGCGTGACTCTGGGCCGGGACAATCCAGACTTTATCGCCATCCCGGTGTTCCCGTCACGTTTCTTCCGTCATTCCTGCATCTTCGTGTCGGCCAAGAGCGGCATCGAAAAACCGTCCGACCTTGTCGGCAAGCGCATCGGCGTCCCGGAATATCAGATGACCGCGCCGGTCTGGATCCGCGGTATCCTGCAGGACGAATATGGCATCGACCCGGCGTCGGTCACTTATGTCACGGGCGGCGAGGAAGAGCCGGGCCGTGAGGAAAAGCTCAAACTCAATCTGCCGGACAAGTTCAAGGTTGAGCCGATCGGGCCAAACCAGACGCTGACCCGGATGTTGGCTGATGGCGAGATCGACGCGCTGCACACCGCGCGTGCTCCATCGACCTTCTATTCGGAACCGCACAATGTGCGGCGCCTGTTCCCGGACTTCGTCCAGGTCGAGAAAGCCTATTTCGGCAAGACGAATATCTTCCCGATCATGCACGTCGTTGCCATTCGCCGCGACATTTACGAGAAGAACCGCTGGATCGCACAGGCGCTCTACAAGGCGTTCGTCCAGGCGCAGCAGCTAACCTACGAACAGCTGCGCGTCTCAGCCTCGCTCAAGACGATGCTGCCCTGGCAAATTGCCGCGGTCGAGGAAACGATCGCGACGTTGGGCGATCAGTGGTGGCCTTACGGAATCGAGAAGAACCGCCACGTACTCGAGACCTTCACGCGCTATCATCATGAGCAGGGTCTGTCGCCGCGCCA
This sequence is a window from Sphingobium sp. CAP-1. Protein-coding genes within it:
- a CDS encoding ABC transporter substrate-binding protein, with the protein product MVLSVEETFFRMLRNREFDAAELSMSSYCVTLGRDNPDFIAIPVFPSRFFRHSCIFVSAKSGIEKPSDLVGKRIGVPEYQMTAPVWIRGILQDEYGIDPASVTYVTGGEEEPGREEKLKLNLPDKFKVEPIGPNQTLTRMLADGEIDALHTARAPSTFYSEPHNVRRLFPDFVQVEKAYFGKTNIFPIMHVVAIRRDIYEKNRWIAQALYKAFVQAQQLTYEQLRVSASLKTMLPWQIAAVEETIATLGDQWWPYGIEKNRHVLETFTRYHHEQGLSPRQLTIEDMFAPETFAEFKI